In Hyperolius riggenbachi isolate aHypRig1 chromosome 10, aHypRig1.pri, whole genome shotgun sequence, a genomic segment contains:
- the LOC137536538 gene encoding interferon-induced protein with tetratricopeptide repeats 5-like produces the protein MSGPSKDALKSRLLQLKCHFTWQLLEKDGDAEEMKERLDYQLKYLDTKNKYMVYNLRAYIMHLKGDYTEAIHNLKNAEEKIKESNSDGTGKRYLVTFGNYAWVYYHMKQYEDAQKYIDKIDHIYEELKCSPCRTENIAEIYAEQGWSLMKFCGKYYEKARECFAKALELDPEEPEWHSGHATAVYRIEGWNIVKCTASECKSLELLQHAVEVNSKDAVLKALLALKLQDLQREEDGRQYIEKALKQAPDSPYLLRYVAKFYRRAGMVDEALSVLQDAVALMPTSGFLHHQIGLCYRQKMFNAMNNHQSRYTNTEEISELINKAIFHFQKVLEHKKTFVYAHIDLANMYCEAKEYQKADDTFKNVLKLPNLTNEEKQQVHQNYGRFQEYRMESQAKAIEHYKECFQIPDSNRYRDYSEKGLKRLAERKIKVYPPDASGIGLLGFVYKNNGKIADAIECYEQALKYDPDSEEYLSELCDLKLKI, from the exons ATGAG TGGTCCTTCCAAAGATGCTTTGAAGTCCCGTTTGCTGCAGTTAAAATGCCATTTTACATGGCAACTTCTAGAAAAGGATGGTGATGCCGAAGAAATGAAGGAAAGACTGGACTACCAGCTCAAATATTTAGACACCAAGAACAAGTATATGGTGTATAATCTCCGGGCGTACATTATGCACTTGAAAGGTGATTACACAGAAGCCATTCACAATTTAAAGAATGCAGAGGAGAAAATTAAAGAAAGTAACTCAGATGGAACAGGCAAAAGATATCTGGTGACTTTTGGAAACTATGCCTGGGTATACTACCACATGAAACAATATGAAGATGCTCAGAAATACATAGACAAGATAGACCACATTTATGAAGAGCTCAAGTGTTCTCCATGCCGTACTGAAAACATTGCAGAGATTTATGCTGAACAAGGGTGGTCACTGATGAAATTTTGTGGTAAGTATTATGAGAAAGCCAGAGAATGTTTTGCAAAGGCTCTAGAGCTAGACCCAGAAGAACCTGAGTGGCATTCTGGCCATGCCACAGCAGTTTACCGCATAGAAGGTTGGAATATTGTGAAATGCACTGCTTCCGAATGCAAATCACTAGAGTTGCTGCAGCATGCTGTAGAAGTAAACTCAAAAGATGCTGTGTTGAAAGCACTTCTTGCCTTGAAGTTGCAGGACTTACAAAGAGAAGAGGATGGAAGACAATACATAGAAAAAGCTCTAAAACAAGCTCCAGATTCTCCCTATCTTCTACGGTATGTGGCCAAGTTTTACAGAAGAGCTGGGATGGTAGATGAAGCATTGTCCGTCTTGCAAGACGCTGTAGCCCTTATGCCAACCTCTGGCTTTCTGCACCACCAAATAGGCTTGTGTTACAGACAGAAAATGTTCAACGCAATGAATAATCATCAAAGCCGTTACACAAACACTGAAGAAATTAGTGAACTCATTAACAAGGCAATTTTTCACTTTCAGAAGGTATTAGAACACAAGAAAACATTTGTGTATGCCCACATAGACCTGGCTAACATGTACTGTGAGGCAAAAGAGTACCAGAAGGCAGATGACACATTTAAAAACGTCCTCAAATTGCCCAATCTTACAAATGAAGAGAAGCAGCAGGTGCACCAGAATTATGGCCGCTTTCAAGAGTATCGCATGGAATCCCAAGCCAAAGCTATAGAGCATTACAAAGAATGCTTCCAGATACCAGACTCAAATAGATACAGGGACTACAGTGAGAAAGGGCTGAAAAGACTGGCCGAGAGAAAGATAAAGGTTTACCCTCCTGACGCTTCTGGGATTGGTTTACTTGGCTTTGTCTATAAGAATAATGGCAAAATAGCAGATGCAATTGAATGTTATGAACAAGCTTTAAAATATGATCCAGACAGCGAAGAATATCTCAGTGAGCTGTGTGACTTGAAGCTGAAAATATAA